A DNA window from Rhinolophus sinicus isolate RSC01 linkage group LG10, ASM3656204v1, whole genome shotgun sequence contains the following coding sequences:
- the MZB1 gene encoding marginal zone B- and B1-cell-specific protein: MRLSLPLLLLLLGAWAIPGGLGDSAPLTATAPELDDEEKYSAHMPAHLRCDACKAVSYQMWQHLAKAEAKLHTPDSGGRRELSESEYTDVLDRSCSQTWQDYGVREVNQVKRLTGPGLSNGQEPSISVMITGGPWPTRLSVTCLHYLGEFGEDQIYEAYQQGQGALKALLCEGFQGPCSEEAPVTRAEL, translated from the exons ATGAGGCTGTCACTGCCGCTGCTACTGCTGTTGCTGGGAGCCTGGGCTATCCCAGGAGGCCTGGGGGACAGTGCCCCACTCACAGCCACTGCCCCAGAGCTGGACGATGAGGAGAAGTATTCGGCTCATATGCCAGCTCATCTGCGTTGTGATGCCTGCAAAGCGGTCTCCTACCAG ATGTGGCAACATCTGGCAAAGGCAGAGGCCAAGCTTCATACCCCAGATTCTGGGGGGCGTCGGGAGCTGAGTGAGTCAGAATACACAGACGTCCTGGACCGGAGCTGCTCCCAGACCTGGCAGGA CTATGGAGTCCGAGAAGTGAACCAGGTAAAACGTCTCACGGGCCCAGGACTTAGCAATGGGCAGGAGCCAAGCATCAGTGTGATGATCACAGGGGGCCCCTGGCCCACCAG GCTCTCCGTGACGTGTTTGCACTACCTGGGGGAGTTTGGAGAAGACCAGATCTATGAAGCCTACCAACAAGGCCAAGGGGCTCTGAAGGCATTGCTGTGTGAAGGCTTCCAGGGGCCCTGCTCAGAAGAGGCACCAGTCACAAGGGCAGAACTCTAG